A genomic segment from Cygnus atratus isolate AKBS03 ecotype Queensland, Australia chromosome Z, CAtr_DNAZoo_HiC_assembly, whole genome shotgun sequence encodes:
- the SMN1 gene encoding survival motor neuron protein, with translation MSERVLFRRGAGQSDDSDVWDDTALIKAYDKAVASFKNALKNGECSEPSDKQEQRLGMKRKNNKKNRNRKKSNAAPVKQWKVGDSCNAVWTEDGNVYLATIVSINQKRGTCVVTYDGYGNKEEQNLSDLLPPANDETNENETPYSTDESEKSFQSPQNKNNCTKARFSPQNFRFPIPPAAPGFGRSGSKLRTPPPFLSCWPPPFPAGPPLIPPPPPMGPDSPEDDEALGSMLIAWYMSGYHTGYYLGLKQSRMEAALERESYPK, from the exons ATGTCGGAGCGCGTGCTGTTCCGGCGCGGTGCCGGGCAG AGCGACGACTCGGACGTATGGGACGACACGGCCCTCATCAAGGCGTACGACAAGGCGGTGGCCTCCTTCAAG AACGCCCTGAAGAATGGGGAGTGCTCCGAGCCCTCGGACAAGCAGGAGCAGCGCTTggggatgaagaggaagaacaacaagaagaacagaaacagaaagaagagcaaCGCGGCGCCGGTGAAACAG TGGAAAGTTGGTGACAGCTGTAATGCTGTTTGGACTGAGGATGGTAATGTGTACCTAGCAACTATTGTTTCCATAAATCAGAAGAGGGGCACGTGTGTTGTTACTTACGATGGATATGGAAATAAGGAGGAGCAGAACCTGTCTGATCTACTTCCTCCAGCCAATGATGAAACA AATGAAAACGAGACTCCATATTCAACAgatgaaagtgaaaaatctttccagtcacctcaaaacaaaaacaactgtaCAAAGGCAAGATTCTCTCCCCAGAACTTCCGTTTTCCCATACCACCAGCAGCCCCGGGCTTCGGAAGG TCTGGATCAAAATTAAGAACACCTCCACCGTTCTTATCTTGCTGGCCTCCACCCTTTCCAGCAGGACCACCG CTGattcctcctccaccacctaTGGGGCCAGATTCTCCTGAGGATGATGAAGCGTTGGGAAGCATGTTGATAGCCTGGTACATGAGTGGTTATCACACTGGCTATTACCTG GGTTTAAAACAGAGTCGAATGGAAGCAGCCCTGGAGAGAGAATCCTATCCAAAATAA
- the SERF1A gene encoding small EDRK-rich factor 1 isoform X4, translated as MCVALGLSTLCKDIYMHLFWGSGISGSVFFYTSVQGSQLLFSGNQRELARQKNLKKTQEIHKGKRKEDSLSASQRKQRDSEIMQQKQKAANERKSLQAEAK; from the exons ATGTGCGTAGCATTAGGATTGTCAACCCTGTGCAAAGACATATACATGCACCTATTCTGGGGAAG TGGCATCAGCGGAAGTGTGTTCTTCTACACATCTGTGCAAGGCTCCCAGCTGCTATTTA GTGGGAACCAGCGTGAACTTGCTCGCCAAAAGAACCTGAAGAAGACTCAGGAAATccacaaagggaaaaggaaagaagatagCTTGTCTGCttctcagagaaaacagag gGACTCTGAAATCatgcagcagaaacagaaggcGGCTAACGAAAGGAAGTCTCTGCAGGCAGAAGCAAAATGA
- the SERF1A gene encoding small EDRK-rich factor 1 isoform X5, giving the protein MTRGNQRELARQKNLKKTQEIHKGKRKEDSLSASQRKQRDSEIMQQKQKAANERKSLQAEAK; this is encoded by the exons ATGACCC GTGGGAACCAGCGTGAACTTGCTCGCCAAAAGAACCTGAAGAAGACTCAGGAAATccacaaagggaaaaggaaagaagatagCTTGTCTGCttctcagagaaaacagag gGACTCTGAAATCatgcagcagaaacagaaggcGGCTAACGAAAGGAAGTCTCTGCAGGCAGAAGCAAAATGA
- the SERF1A gene encoding small EDRK-rich factor 1 isoform X3, translated as MAGTFISSEMGGISGSVFFYTSVQGSQLLFSGNQRELARQKNLKKTQEIHKGKRKEDSLSASQRKQRDSEIMQQKQKAANERKSLQAEAK; from the exons ATGGCAGGTACCTTCATCAGCTCAGAAATGGG TGGCATCAGCGGAAGTGTGTTCTTCTACACATCTGTGCAAGGCTCCCAGCTGCTATTTA GTGGGAACCAGCGTGAACTTGCTCGCCAAAAGAACCTGAAGAAGACTCAGGAAATccacaaagggaaaaggaaagaagatagCTTGTCTGCttctcagagaaaacagag gGACTCTGAAATCatgcagcagaaacagaaggcGGCTAACGAAAGGAAGTCTCTGCAGGCAGAAGCAAAATGA
- the SERF1A gene encoding small EDRK-rich factor 1 isoform X2 produces the protein MCSVDTLHDICLERKESGISGSVFFYTSVQGSQLLFSGNQRELARQKNLKKTQEIHKGKRKEDSLSASQRKQRDSEIMQQKQKAANERKSLQAEAK, from the exons ATGTGTTCTGTGGACACCCTGCATGATATTTGcctggagagaaaagaaag TGGCATCAGCGGAAGTGTGTTCTTCTACACATCTGTGCAAGGCTCCCAGCTGCTATTTA GTGGGAACCAGCGTGAACTTGCTCGCCAAAAGAACCTGAAGAAGACTCAGGAAATccacaaagggaaaaggaaagaagatagCTTGTCTGCttctcagagaaaacagag gGACTCTGAAATCatgcagcagaaacagaaggcGGCTAACGAAAGGAAGTCTCTGCAGGCAGAAGCAAAATGA
- the SERF1A gene encoding small EDRK-rich factor 1 isoform X1 yields the protein MGSLVYNCCKQILLERLSANAERGISGSVFFYTSVQGSQLLFSGNQRELARQKNLKKTQEIHKGKRKEDSLSASQRKQRDSEIMQQKQKAANERKSLQAEAK from the exons ATGGGCAGTCTAGTCTACAACTGCTGTAAGCAGATACTGTTGGAAAGATTGTCAGCTAATGCAGAACG TGGCATCAGCGGAAGTGTGTTCTTCTACACATCTGTGCAAGGCTCCCAGCTGCTATTTA GTGGGAACCAGCGTGAACTTGCTCGCCAAAAGAACCTGAAGAAGACTCAGGAAATccacaaagggaaaaggaaagaagatagCTTGTCTGCttctcagagaaaacagag gGACTCTGAAATCatgcagcagaaacagaaggcGGCTAACGAAAGGAAGTCTCTGCAGGCAGAAGCAAAATGA